In Bdellovibrionales bacterium, a genomic segment contains:
- a CDS encoding prephenate dehydratase encodes MKIEKKPKIGIQGIRAAFHDAAAREYFSHLPIELVECSSFRRLAEALQGSETDFNVMAIENSLAGSILPNYQLLEKFRSQIVGEVYLRIELNLMALPGQTIEDVFVVQSHPMALLQCEDFLANYPHLQVLEGPDTAESARRIAVDQMPGHAAIAGKGAAEVYGLEIIKAGIETNKLNYTRFLVLANKREDLRDWGLPVVNSDKASLRFEIAHEPGSLLKVLKIFEMRNLNMTKLQSVPVLGRPYEYSFHVDLEFLDIVDYQLALNELKANTINLIQFGDYKRSERPWL; translated from the coding sequence GTGAAAATTGAAAAAAAGCCAAAAATTGGGATCCAGGGCATTCGCGCTGCCTTTCACGATGCAGCGGCCCGTGAGTATTTCTCGCATCTTCCCATCGAATTAGTTGAATGTTCTTCATTTAGGCGTTTGGCCGAGGCTTTGCAGGGGAGTGAAACCGATTTTAACGTGATGGCAATAGAGAATTCCTTGGCCGGAAGCATTTTGCCGAACTATCAGTTACTTGAAAAGTTTCGATCACAAATCGTCGGTGAGGTTTACTTGCGCATTGAACTGAATTTAATGGCATTGCCAGGTCAGACAATCGAAGATGTATTTGTTGTCCAGTCGCATCCCATGGCGCTTTTGCAATGCGAGGATTTTCTTGCTAACTATCCTCACCTGCAGGTCTTGGAAGGTCCTGATACAGCTGAAAGTGCAAGGCGAATTGCCGTTGATCAGATGCCCGGACACGCGGCGATTGCCGGCAAAGGCGCAGCCGAAGTCTACGGTTTAGAGATAATAAAAGCGGGAATTGAAACGAATAAATTGAATTACACTCGCTTTTTAGTCTTAGCCAATAAGAGAGAGGATTTGCGTGACTGGGGTCTGCCAGTTGTTAACTCTGATAAAGCCTCTCTGCGCTTCGAAATCGCACACGAGCCAGGTAGTCTGCTAAAAGTTTTAAAAATCTTTGAAATGCGCAATCTGAATATGACAAAGCTGCAATCGGTGCCCGTATTGGGCCGACCTTATGAATATTCCTTTCATGTGGACCTTGAGTTTCTGGATATAGTTGATTATCAGTTGGCTTTGAATGAGTTAAAAGCCAACACCATTAATTTGATTCAATTTGGCGATTACAAACGAAGTGAGAGACCTTGGCTATGA
- a CDS encoding prephenate dehydrogenase: MNLTVIGLGLIGGSLALDLRAKGLAASVVGVDVNLEHCRLALNRGIVDRIAPLEEALRGSDMVVLAIPVDKIISLLPDVLDRVSAETTVSDMGSTKKAICGLVAGHSKRSQFVAAHPMAGTEHSGPAAALRGLFANRSAVICEAEQSASCHLRRVDEMFEVLQMKRVYMSADEHDLHTAFISHLSHAISFVLANTVLNKENSVSTIFDLASGGFESTSRLAKSSSAMWLPIFEQNREHVLSALEAYMENLRIFQQSLLNKSFDETKALMENANGIRRVLQNIRQASRGVVHE, translated from the coding sequence ATGAACCTTACCGTGATTGGTTTAGGATTAATCGGAGGATCGCTGGCTCTTGATCTTAGGGCAAAAGGCTTGGCAGCAAGTGTTGTTGGCGTTGATGTAAATCTTGAGCATTGTCGATTGGCACTGAACCGCGGTATCGTCGACAGAATTGCGCCACTAGAGGAAGCCTTGAGGGGCTCCGATATGGTGGTGTTGGCGATTCCAGTCGATAAGATCATTTCACTTTTACCAGATGTTTTAGACAGGGTAAGTGCTGAGACCACCGTCTCTGACATGGGCTCGACCAAGAAGGCAATTTGCGGACTTGTGGCGGGGCATTCAAAAAGATCTCAATTTGTAGCCGCTCACCCCATGGCCGGCACGGAACATTCTGGGCCTGCGGCTGCGCTGCGTGGCTTGTTTGCGAATCGTTCTGCCGTGATTTGTGAAGCGGAGCAATCCGCGTCATGCCATTTGCGTCGAGTTGACGAGATGTTTGAAGTCTTGCAGATGAAGAGGGTCTACATGTCGGCGGATGAGCATGATTTGCACACGGCATTTATCTCTCACCTATCCCACGCGATTTCATTTGTTTTGGCAAACACGGTGCTCAATAAGGAAAATAGCGTCAGCACTATCTTTGATCTGGCTAGCGGAGGATTTGAATCCACCTCACGCCTGGCAAAAAGCTCGTCGGCCATGTGGCTGCCAATTTTTGAACAGAACCGCGAACACGTGCTTTCGGCGCTGGAGGCTTATATGGAAAATTTGAGAATATTTCAGCAGTCGCTGTTGAATAAGAGCTTTGATGAAACAAAGGCCTTAATGGAAAATGCGAATGGCATACGCCGAGTTTTACAGAATATTCGGCAGGCCAGTCGTGGTGTGGTCCATGAGTAA
- a CDS encoding chorismate mutase: protein MSKVRKKRKALKVSKSSKSHKASKASKSHKSSESHKASKTSKDSFDRRLRLLRRDIDRVDRQVLAALQRRFRIVAKVGHLKRQGRRSIVQNQREVEVLRNRSQIGANVGLRKSFIRGIFEMILAEAAFQQKKAPSLKKSRRNEVKVKGQ from the coding sequence ATGAGTAAAGTTCGTAAAAAAAGAAAGGCCCTTAAAGTTTCTAAGTCCTCTAAGTCTCATAAGGCCTCTAAGGCTTCTAAGTCTCATAAGTCCTCTGAGTCTCATAAGGCCTCTAAGACTTCGAAGGATTCGTTCGACCGCCGCTTGCGGCTCTTGCGCCGGGACATCGATAGGGTTGATCGGCAGGTTTTGGCGGCTTTGCAGCGGAGATTTCGGATCGTTGCAAAGGTCGGTCATTTGAAAAGACAGGGTCGTCGCAGCATTGTCCAGAATCAGCGGGAGGTCGAGGTCTTGCGTAACCGCTCTCAGATTGGTGCAAATGTGGGCCTTCGAAAAAGTTTTATTCGTGGAATTTTTGAAATGATATTGGCGGAGGCTGCTTTTCAGCAGAAAAAGGCGCCCTCTTTAAAAAAATCACGTCGCAATGAAGTGAAAGTGAAAGGTCAGTAA
- a CDS encoding 3-deoxy-7-phosphoheptulonate synthase class II: MNQALWTPRSWRDKKISQMPDYPDPGKLAEVEARLAVYPPLVFAGEARCLKERLAEVGQGDAILLQGGDCAESFNEFRANTIRDTFRVLLQMAVILTYVKKKPVIKVGRLAGQFAKPRSSDVEIRDGVKLPCYRGDIINGSDFDPITRTPDPARMERAYVQAAATLNLLRAFSHGGYADLKQVHAWNLDFVKTNTAQSSLYEDIAGRLDEALAFMKACGITNENTPQIHQVEFYTSHEALLLPYEQALTRRDSTTARPEQDYEGDWYDCSAHLLWIGDRTREPDGAHVEFLRGVNNPIAVKCGPSLTTNELSRLMDILNPRNEMGRLTLISRMGFEKIDEFLPKLIQHVQKEGRQVVWCCDPMHGNTITAKNGYKTRAFGAIISEVKKFFKIHESFGTVAGGVHFELTGRDVIECIGGDQAILEEHLAEGLYETLCDPRLNASQALELAFQISK, translated from the coding sequence ATGAACCAGGCTTTATGGACGCCGCGAAGTTGGCGTGACAAAAAAATATCACAGATGCCTGATTATCCCGATCCTGGAAAGTTGGCGGAAGTGGAAGCAAGGTTGGCCGTTTACCCGCCGCTGGTGTTTGCCGGCGAGGCTCGTTGCCTCAAAGAGCGTTTGGCCGAGGTTGGTCAAGGTGATGCCATTTTACTTCAGGGTGGCGATTGCGCAGAAAGCTTTAATGAGTTTCGTGCGAATACCATTCGTGATACGTTTCGAGTGCTCTTACAGATGGCGGTGATTTTAACCTACGTTAAGAAAAAACCGGTCATCAAAGTGGGACGGCTGGCTGGGCAATTTGCTAAACCTCGCAGCAGTGATGTAGAGATTCGAGATGGAGTGAAGCTCCCGTGTTATCGAGGAGATATTATCAACGGAAGTGATTTTGATCCGATCACACGAACGCCAGATCCGGCACGTATGGAGCGGGCCTATGTGCAGGCTGCCGCCACATTAAATCTTCTCCGCGCATTTTCCCATGGTGGATATGCCGACCTGAAACAAGTCCATGCTTGGAATCTTGATTTTGTGAAAACAAACACGGCCCAGAGCAGCCTTTACGAGGACATTGCCGGTCGTCTGGACGAGGCCCTGGCTTTTATGAAAGCCTGTGGCATTACCAATGAAAACACTCCACAGATTCATCAGGTCGAGTTTTACACTTCCCATGAGGCTTTGTTGCTACCTTATGAACAGGCCCTAACTCGGCGGGATAGCACCACAGCTAGACCTGAGCAGGATTATGAAGGTGACTGGTATGATTGTTCAGCGCATCTCCTTTGGATTGGTGATCGCACCAGAGAGCCCGACGGAGCTCACGTTGAATTTTTGCGTGGAGTGAACAACCCCATTGCGGTAAAGTGCGGGCCCTCATTGACCACCAATGAACTGTCACGCCTGATGGATATTCTCAACCCGCGAAATGAGATGGGACGCTTGACCCTTATTTCGAGGATGGGTTTTGAAAAAATCGATGAGTTTTTGCCGAAACTGATTCAGCATGTTCAGAAGGAGGGTCGCCAGGTTGTTTGGTGTTGTGACCCCATGCACGGCAATACAATTACGGCAAAGAATGGTTACAAAACGCGGGCTTTCGGCGCGATCATTTCTGAAGTCAAAAAATTCTTCAAGATTCATGAATCCTTTGGGACCGTGGCTGGTGGAGTGCACTTTGAGTTGACAGGTAGAGACGTCATTGAGTGCATTGGCGGGGATCAGGCCATTTTGGAAGAGCACCTAGCGGAGGGGCTTTACGAAACGCTTTGCGACCCACGACTCAACGCAAGTCAGGCGTTGGAGCTGGCTTTTCAGATTAGCAAATAA